The Temnothorax longispinosus isolate EJ_2023e chromosome 4, Tlon_JGU_v1, whole genome shotgun sequence genome has a window encoding:
- the LOC139811291 gene encoding putative nuclease HARBI1 has translation MEYICAINEIREVRNVVQIGERMPQVFRHRIDPFERFNDIQFRNRYRLSKEAVRFVIGLVEERLSSQAGHEKDVSSALQVLIALRFYAKGCYQTELGDLHGVSQPTVSRIVAKVSKAIAAHLPHFVHFPDIMEALQMEFYNIAGFSQVIGCIDCTHIRIKCPDQERAMLYINRKGFYSINVQVVCDAQRRILDIVARWRGSAHDSRIWNSSRLKEEFEERRMTGILLGDAGYPCRPYLLTPFLQPQTDTQNRYNWAHIRTRLTVERCFGEWKGMFRALQNNMQINLETAKVAIIAMAILFNIRKQFNNFEYEIDDEENQSDEEQRAVVPHATERPGAAFRLDFAQRHFG, from the exons atgGAATACATTTGTGCAATTAATGAAATACGGGAAGTGCGGAATGTTGTGCAAATAGGAGAAAGGATGCCGCAGGTTTTTCGTCACAGGATAGATCCATTCGAAAGATTTAATGATATTCAATTTCGGAATCGCTACAGACTGTCAAAAGAAGCAGTGCGATTTGTGATAGGCTTAGTTGAAGAAAGGTTATCTTCTCAAGCAGGACATGAGAAGGATGTGTCATCAGCGTTACAAGTGTTGATTGCTTTACGATTTTACGCCAAAGGATGCTATCAGACGGAATTAg GTGATCTGCATGGAGTATCACAGCCAACAGTATCCAGAATTGTGGCAAAAGTATCGAAAGCCATCGCAGCTCATCTGCCACACTTTGTACATTTTCCAGATATAATGGAAGCCTTGCAAAtggaattttacaacataGCCGGTTTCTCACAAGTTATTGGATGCATTGATTGTACTCATATACGTATTAAATGCCCCGACCAAGAACGAGCTATGTTGTACATAAACCGGAAAGGCTTCTATTCTATAAATGTGCAGGTGGTTTGCGATGCACAGCGTCGAATTCTAGATATTGTTGCCAGATGGAGAGGCAGTGCTCATGACTCCCGAATATGGAACTCAAGTCGTCTGAAGGAGGAGTTTGag gaACGCAGAATGACAGGAATATTGTTAGGTGATGCAGGTTATCCTTGCAGACCATATTTGTTAACACCTTTTCTACAGCCTCAAACTGATActcaaaatagatataattggGCCCATATTCGCACTCGTCTTACCGTTGAAAGATGTTTTGGCGAATGGAAAGGGATGTTTAGAGCACTACAAAACAATATGCAGATTAATCTGGAGACAGCAAAGGTTGCAATTATTGCTATGGCAATTCTCTTCAACATACGGAAACAATTCAACAACTTCGAATATG AAATTGATGATGAAGAAAATCAAAGCGATGAAGAGCAACGTGCTGTTGTTCCACATGCAACAGAACGACCTGGCGCAGCATTCCGTTTGGATTTTGCACAACGGCATTTTGGCTGA